A region of Triplophysa rosa linkage group LG16, Trosa_1v2, whole genome shotgun sequence DNA encodes the following proteins:
- the celf3a gene encoding CUGBP Elav-like family member 3 isoform X1 has translation MKPCERVMVKRNELLFQGFIWQDKVRLELRKESSEREPEDKGKTRVYVEGLEGLCLPSNSVDKGTSMPLYSIRLQMKSRHVTSLYNGTRFHPRDSRSSAEPLSSAETPGAAVAPSPVLMKEADAIKLFIGQIPRNLEEKDLKPIFEQFGKIYELTVIKDKYTGMHKGCAFLTYCARESALKAQNALHEQKTLPGMNRPIQVKPADSEGRGDRKLFVGMLGKQLSDTDVRKMFEPLGSIEECTVLRGPDGASKGCAFVKYQSNAEAQSAISALHGSRTLPGASSSLVVKFADTEKERGIRRMQQVASQLGVISPMSLHLGAYNAYTQALVQQQALVAQSAYLSPVATVAAVQMQQLAALNPSIIATPIASITPSSGTSTPPTLTATPVSGLPPPITINSYTPLPAPPNGQSASETLYTNGLHPYQAQSPALDPLQQAYTGMQHYTATYPAAYGLIGQPFPHQPTLVAQQPQQPQQLQQREGPEGCNIFIYHLPQEFTDSEMLQMFLPFGNVISAKVFVDRATNQSKCFGFVSFDNPASAQAAIQAMNGFQIGMKRLKVQLKRPKDANRPY, from the exons ATGAAGCCATGTGAACGGGTCATGGTGAAAAGAAATGAACTGTTATTTCAAGGATTCATATGGCAAGATAAAGTCAGGCTGGAGCTGAGAAAAGAGTCATCCGAGAGGGAACCTGAAGACAAAGGCAAAACAAGAg TGTATGTTGAAGGACTTGAAGGACTGTGTCTGCCCAGCAACAGTGTGGATAAGGGGACATCAATGCCCTTGTATTCCATCCGCTTACAAATGAAG AGCCGTCACGTTACAAGCCTTTACAACGGGACTCGTTTTCATCCCCGCGACTCTCGCTCATCCGCCGAGCCGCTCTCCAGTGCTGAAACACCGGGCGCAGCTGTCGCTCCGTCACCCGTCCTAATGAAGGAGGCCGACGCCATCAAGCTCTTCATTGGCCAGATCCCACGGAATCTGGAGGAGAAGGACCTGAAGCCCATCTTCGAGCAGTTTGGGAAGATCTACGAGCTTACGGTGATCAAGGACAAGTACACGGGGATGCACAAAG GTTGTGCGTTCCTCACGTACTGCGCGAGAGAGTCAGCCTTGAAggcccagaatgcattgcacgAGCAGAAGACATTGCCGGGG ATGAACCGCCCCATTCAAGTGAAGCCAGCGGACAGTGAGGGCCGAGGAG ACAGGAAGCTGTTTGTGGGCATGTTGGGGAAGCAGCTGTCAGACACTGATGTCAGAAAGATGTTCGAACCTTTAGGGAGTATAGAGGAGTGCACGGTGCTCAGAGGGCCTGACGGAGCAAGCAAAG GTTGTGCATTTGTAAAATATCAGAGTAACGCAGAGGCTCAGTCGGCGATTAGCGCGCTACACGGCAGCCGCACTCTTCCG GGTGCTTCTTCTAGTCTGGTGGTCAAGTTTGCCGATACAGAGAAGGAGAGAGGAATCAGGCGTATGCAGCAGGTGGCCTCCCAGCTGGGTGTCATCAGTCCCATGAGTCTACACCTGGGTGCCTACAACGCTTACACGCAGGCA cttgtCCAGCAGCAGGCATTGGTGGCTCAGTCGGCATATCTGTCTCCCGTGGCAACGGTTGCGGCGGTGCAGATGCAGCAATTGGCTGCTCTCAATCCCAGCATCATAGCCACGCCCATCGCCTCAATCACACCCTCATCAG GTACAAGCACTCCGCCAACTCTCACTGCCACGCCTGTGTCTGGTCTTCCTCCACCAATCACGATCAACAGTTACACCCCGCTCCCCGCACCGCCCAATGGCCAGTCTGCCTCTGAAACCCTCTACACCAATGGTCTCCATCCATATCAGG CTCAGAGCCCTGCATTGGATCCTCTTCAGCAGGCGTATACAGGAATGCAGCACTACACGG CTACATATCCCGCTGCTTACGGATTGATCGGTCAGCCGTTTCCTCATCAGCCCACCTTGGTTGCCCAGCAACCCCAGCAGCCACAGCAGTTGCAACAACGAGAAG GTCCCGAAGGCtgcaatatctttatttatcatCTGCCTCAAGAGTTCACAGACTCGGAGATGCTCCAGATGTTTTTGCCATTCGGTAATGTCATCTCAGCAAAGGTGTTTGTTGACCGTGCCACGAACCAGAGCAAATGCTTTG GTTTCGTAAGCTTTGACAACCCGGCGAGCGCCCAGGCGGCCATCCAGGCCATGAACGGCTTTCAGATCGGCATGAAGAGGCTTAAAGTTCAGCTCAAGAGGCCTAAAGACGCTAACCGTCCATATTGA
- the celf3a gene encoding CUGBP Elav-like family member 3 isoform X2 — MKEADAIKLFIGQIPRNLEEKDLKPIFEQFGKIYELTVIKDKYTGMHKGCAFLTYCARESALKAQNALHEQKTLPGMNRPIQVKPADSEGRGDRKLFVGMLGKQLSDTDVRKMFEPLGSIEECTVLRGPDGASKGCAFVKYQSNAEAQSAISALHGSRTLPGASSSLVVKFADTEKERGIRRMQQVASQLGVISPMSLHLGAYNAYTQALVQQQALVAQSAYLSPVATVAAVQMQQLAALNPSIIATPIASITPSSGTSTPPTLTATPVSGLPPPITINSYTPLPAPPNGQSASETLYTNGLHPYQAQSPALDPLQQAYTGMQHYTATYPAAYGLIGQPFPHQPTLVAQQPQQPQQLQQREGPEGCNIFIYHLPQEFTDSEMLQMFLPFGNVISAKVFVDRATNQSKCFGFVSFDNPASAQAAIQAMNGFQIGMKRLKVQLKRPKDANRPY; from the exons ATGAAGGAGGCCGACGCCATCAAGCTCTTCATTGGCCAGATCCCACGGAATCTGGAGGAGAAGGACCTGAAGCCCATCTTCGAGCAGTTTGGGAAGATCTACGAGCTTACGGTGATCAAGGACAAGTACACGGGGATGCACAAAG GTTGTGCGTTCCTCACGTACTGCGCGAGAGAGTCAGCCTTGAAggcccagaatgcattgcacgAGCAGAAGACATTGCCGGGG ATGAACCGCCCCATTCAAGTGAAGCCAGCGGACAGTGAGGGCCGAGGAG ACAGGAAGCTGTTTGTGGGCATGTTGGGGAAGCAGCTGTCAGACACTGATGTCAGAAAGATGTTCGAACCTTTAGGGAGTATAGAGGAGTGCACGGTGCTCAGAGGGCCTGACGGAGCAAGCAAAG GTTGTGCATTTGTAAAATATCAGAGTAACGCAGAGGCTCAGTCGGCGATTAGCGCGCTACACGGCAGCCGCACTCTTCCG GGTGCTTCTTCTAGTCTGGTGGTCAAGTTTGCCGATACAGAGAAGGAGAGAGGAATCAGGCGTATGCAGCAGGTGGCCTCCCAGCTGGGTGTCATCAGTCCCATGAGTCTACACCTGGGTGCCTACAACGCTTACACGCAGGCA cttgtCCAGCAGCAGGCATTGGTGGCTCAGTCGGCATATCTGTCTCCCGTGGCAACGGTTGCGGCGGTGCAGATGCAGCAATTGGCTGCTCTCAATCCCAGCATCATAGCCACGCCCATCGCCTCAATCACACCCTCATCAG GTACAAGCACTCCGCCAACTCTCACTGCCACGCCTGTGTCTGGTCTTCCTCCACCAATCACGATCAACAGTTACACCCCGCTCCCCGCACCGCCCAATGGCCAGTCTGCCTCTGAAACCCTCTACACCAATGGTCTCCATCCATATCAGG CTCAGAGCCCTGCATTGGATCCTCTTCAGCAGGCGTATACAGGAATGCAGCACTACACGG CTACATATCCCGCTGCTTACGGATTGATCGGTCAGCCGTTTCCTCATCAGCCCACCTTGGTTGCCCAGCAACCCCAGCAGCCACAGCAGTTGCAACAACGAGAAG GTCCCGAAGGCtgcaatatctttatttatcatCTGCCTCAAGAGTTCACAGACTCGGAGATGCTCCAGATGTTTTTGCCATTCGGTAATGTCATCTCAGCAAAGGTGTTTGTTGACCGTGCCACGAACCAGAGCAAATGCTTTG GTTTCGTAAGCTTTGACAACCCGGCGAGCGCCCAGGCGGCCATCCAGGCCATGAACGGCTTTCAGATCGGCATGAAGAGGCTTAAAGTTCAGCTCAAGAGGCCTAAAGACGCTAACCGTCCATATTGA
- the rprd2a gene encoding regulation of nuclear pre-mRNA domain-containing protein 2a, with protein sequence MAAGSAGASGRNSGSSPALESTLDRRFQTVNNTMESIQGLSVWCIENKKYHSAIVRFWLKWMRKSDESHRLNLFYLANDVIQNCKRKNAIVYRTTFTDVLPESIKLISALKDSKVTKSVERILTIWEDRSVYSEEFIRKLKSGLVWKEEPAKVSAPVNSKAALKSKIVAEFVPSAFIEHLSKYRKSMDEIDLKEKQLAAMRVDVCSTEALKKLKDKAGGKRFSKDFEDGSTKLQDFVSFLDGEVKKGSPLMEALENADIFYEMQYKEVKIVAKAYETFANRVSHLKRKLDALKAMQPDPNDSPVPSPIEDAPSPTGSESPFHTLGTTGDPDPDLDGQEIEDDMIALIDAPSPLSSVGGSPKPNISMGETDNRDVEDMDLSDVEEAETLAIIVEERAAPSVLSKQPIAPKNVTETSPPTKEAAQTKQVTTPPPPVSSATQSLPVNITGVDLGKISSILSTLTNVMKNSAVGVSPVSRSSPSVPSTPSSTLKTPVAVAPPANPLANILSRVDINPNTLLSVLSKTQPHGGLQGLTSLLSNQAAKTPTPSTSDSDKSPLTPLASHAHESPKVTPTPAMQLATDPVSHACVTPKYSKSDTVNEKVNPSSSLNCTLDSKIDNFLQGNPALKGFNLGFPSVLTLPKGTVDSPIASSDNLVGTPVRDEAGSTPTQDEIMDVPRPEQLMCQQGPYLSADAKSTLPLTSWQDTNSQTDPRLQSGAEFPQNVRQPKKDSVPSLAEAEAKRHQLIKAMLSTSNPSNQQSSSNNGEATTRPGQKHQELRHNPVNMGPNSELPMRSLYVDPYRDSQEQQVSASSGRYGAEPYRVKELGQDLNAPSFFTTPLPPIPKLPPPPQDFIAPVSSSRAGGPHVPLEEPYSQAEVGGADKSYIQENSEYGEHLAQVEPFHPHGDGLSRFAPAPHHVPKIPQNAPVDYNHQHPPRAPLQHPPHRRLGSPPPVRGYHEGLSPPRPVPDNPYFDPFYDHPPRSPSPPHYDAYPVSPRAHEYYPEDIPPHYPEQRVPPPHLEHRPRPPHPVRLLHPHPGHYPPPRPLRRPPPVPYVHEPPFPRGKRPGPPFGGPPRAGGPFYPPKRPYLPPRY encoded by the exons CGGATGAATCCCACAGGCTCAATCTCTTCTATCTAGCTAATGATGTCATTCAGAACTGTAAAAGGAAAAATGCCATTGTGTACCGCACCACCTTTACTGATGTTCTGCCGGAATCCATCAAACTCATCAG TGCTCTAAAGGACAGTAAGGTGACCAAATCTGTGGAACGGATCCTGACCATTTGGGAAGACAGAAGTGTGTATTCAGAGGAGTTCATCCGTAAGCTGAAAAGCGGCCTAGTTTGGAAAGAAGAACCAGCAAAAG TTTCAGCTCCTGTCAATTCCAAAGCTGCCCTGAAATCCAAGATTGTGGCTGAGTTTGTG CCATCAGCTTTTATCGAGCATCTTTCCAAGTACAGGAAGTCGATGGATGAGATTGATCTTAAGGAGAAACAGCTGGCTGCCATGAGAGTGGATGTATGCAGTACAGAAGCCCTAAAGAAACTGAAAg ACAAGGCTGGAGGTAAAAGGTTCTCCAAAGATTTTGAAGACGGGAGCACAAAGCTTCAGGACTTTGTTTCCTTCCTGGACGGCGAGGTCAAAAAAGGCTCACCCCTGATGGAAGCTCTGGAGAATGCCGACATATTCTACGAGATGCAATATAAAGAGGTCAAGATTGTTGCTAAA GCCTATGAGACGTTTGCAAACCGAGTGTCGCACCTCAAGCGCAAACTCGATGCACTGAAAGCTATGCAACCCGATCCGAATGACTCGCCCGTCCCCTCCCCCATTGAAGATGCCCCTTCACCCACCGGTTCAGAGTCACCCTTCCATACCCTGGGTACCACTGGTGACCCGGACCCAGACCTGGATGGGCAGGAAATAGAGGACGACATGATTGCTTTGATTGATGCTCCCAGCCCCCTCTCATCTGTTGGGGGTTCCCCAAAACCAAACATTTCTATGGGAGAAACGGACAACCGAGATGTAGAAGATATGGATCTCTCAGATGTAGAAGAGGCAGAAACACTGGCCATCATAG TAGAGGAACGTGCGGCCCCGTCTGTTTTGTCCAAACAGCCAATTGCCCCTAAGAACGTCACAGAAACCTCACCACCTACTAAAGAGGCGGCGCAAACCAAGCAGGTCACAACCCCACCACCGCCTGTTTCCTCAGCAACACAGTCACTTCCTGTGAACATCACTGGCGTTGATCTAGGCAAGATCAGCTCCATCCTCAGCACACTCACAAATGTTATGAAGAATTCAG CTGTGGGAGTCAGTCCTGTTTCTCGGTCTTCACCAAGTGTGCCGTCCACTCCAAGCTCAACTCTAAAAACTCCCGTAGCAGTCGCCCCACCAGCCAACCCTCTGGCCAACATCCTTTCCAGGGTCGACATCAACCCCAACACCCTGCTCAGTGTCCTGTCCAAAACACAACCCCATGGTGGTCTTCAGG GTCTGACCTCTTTACTAAGCAACCAGGCTGCAAAGACTCCCACACCTTCAACGTCAGATTCGGATAAGTCACCCCTTACCCCTCTTGCATCACACGCCCATGAATCTCCTAAAGTCACACCAACTCCTGCTATGCAATTGGCTACAGATCCTGTCTCTCATGCATGCGTGACTCCCAAATATTCAAAGTCGGATACAGTGAATGAGAAAGTAAATCCTAGCTCTTCTCTCAACTGTACCCTGGACTCCAAAATCGACAACTTTCTCCAAGGAAACCCAGCACTGAAAGGCTTTAATTTGGGCTTCCCGTCTGTTCTGACATTGCCTAAGGGGACTGTTGACAGCCCCATAGCAAGTTCAGACAACCTTGTTGGGACCCCAGTAAGGGATGAGGCTGGCTCTACGCCTACCCAGGATGAAATTATGGACGTTCCGAGACCAGAGCAGTTGATGTGTCAGCAGGGTCCATATTTGTCTGCAGATGCTAAATCAACACTTCCCCTTACGTCCTGGCAAGACACAAATTCTCAAACCGATCCAAGACTACAAAGCGGTGCAGAGTTTCCCCAGAATGTCAGGCAACCAAAAAAGGACTCTGTGCCCTCTCTTGCGGAGGCAGAAGCTAAACGTCATCAACTCATCAAAGCTATGCTTTCCACTTCAAATCCCAGCAATCAACAATCTTCAAGCAACAATGGCGAAGCCACAACAAGACCTGGTCAAAAACATCAAGAGCTAAGGCATAACCCTGTAAATATGGGACCAAATTCAGAACTGCCGATGAGGAGCTTGTACGTTGACCCATATCGAGATAGTCAAGAGCAGCAAGTGTCGGCAAGCTCTGGGAGGTATGGAGCTGAGCCGTACCGTGTTAAAGAACTAGGGCAGGATCTCAATGCACCTAGCTTCTTCACCACACCCCTCCCACCGATTCCAAAGCTCCCACCTCCCCCTCAAGACTTCATAGCTCCTGTTTCTTCTTCGAGGGCAGGCGGTCCTCATGTTCCATTGGAAGAACCTTACAGTCAAGCAGAAGTTGGTGGTGCTGACAAATCGTACATTCAAGAAAACTCTGAATATGGTGAACACTTGGCTCAAGTGGAACCTTTCCATCCACATGGGGATGGACTGTCACGCTTTGCTCCGGCACCACACCACGTTCCTAAAATCCCACAGAATGCTCCAGTTGATTACAACCACCAACATCCACCGAGAGCTCCTCTGCAGCACCCACCCCATCGCCGCCTTGGCTCTCCACCTCCAGTAAGGGGCTACCATGAAGGTTTAAGCCCTCCTCGACCTGTACCTGACAATCCGTACTTCGACCCGTTCTATGACCATCCTCCCCGCAGTCCATCTCCACCACATTATGACGCGTACCCAGTTTCTCCTCGTGCGCATGAGTACTACCCCGAAGACATACCACCTCACTACCCAGAGCAGAGGGTTCCTCCTCCTCACCTAGAGCACAGGCCTCGACCGCCACACCCTGTCCGTTTACTTCACCCTCACCCAGGGCACTATCCACCTCCAAGGCCCCTGCGTCGGCCACCACCAGTCCCGTACGTCCATGAGCCACCGTTCCCCAGAGGCAAGCGACCCGGCCCGCCTTTCGGAGGACCTCCAAGAGCTGGTGGACCCTTCTATCCTCCTAAAAGACCTTACCTGCCTCCACGTTACTGA